A segment of the Agromyces sp. H17E-10 genome:
CGGTGAACACGCCGAGCAGCGTCGTCGCCGCCGGTGCGGGTGAGACGATCACCCTGCCGGTCTACGCCTCGCGCGGCGCCGACGCCTCGCGCGACGCGACCGTCACCGTGACCGCGACGAGCGAGAACGACCCGACCGTCACCGAGACGATCACGTGCGAGCTCGACGCACCGGGCAACGCCCGCTGAGTCGGTTCCACCGATCGGGCGCGCGGAGCCGGACCACGTCCGGCTCCGCGTCGCCCCGGTCGCGCATCGCCTCCCACTCCACCTCGACCGACGGCCCGCCGACGGGCGGGCGTCAGGAGACGCCATGACCCTCCGCCTCCTCCGACGCGCAGCGAGCTGCGCCGTGCTCGCACTGCCCGTCGCCGCGCTCGTCGCGTGCGCCTCACCCGGCTCCGGTCCGGATGCCGCAGCCGACGCCGACGCGTTCCAGCTCGTAGTGCGCGACGGCAGCCTCCGCGAACTCGGCGCGACGTGCTCGGGCGCGCGACCGTACCTCGGGTTCCACAAGGGCGCCGAGCTCACCCTGACCGACGCGGCGGGCGAAGTCGCCTACTCCGCCGTGCTCGGCGACGGCGACGCCGTCAATGTCGACGACATCGACTACGGCAACGCCCCCCGCATCCCCACGTTCTGCCGGTTCGCGCTCGACGCGGCCGACCTGGCCGACGGCACCTACCGCGTCGCCATCGACGGCGACGGCGTGGCCGAGTACGTCGTCGACGGCGATCCGGCGATGATCTTCGTGCCGGCGCTCGCGTCGGTCGCCCCCAACCCCGAAGGATCAGGATGACGCTCGCGCGAACCGCCACCGCCCTCGCCCTCCTCGTCGGGCTCGCGCTCTCGACCGCCGCCTGCGCGTCAGGGCCGCGCGGCGGCGCCGACCGGCTGCCTGGGCCGCTGCCGGCCGAGGCCACGTACGCCCCCGTCGCCGGAGCGCCCGATGCACCGGACATCGACGGACGCCTGATCGACCGCACCGCCGTCGACCTCGAGACGCTCGCCGCAGGGCGGCCGCTCATCGTGCAGTTCATGGCGAGCTGGTGCACCACCTGCGCCGAGCAGCAGTCGGTCATCTCGACCATCGCCGACGAGTACGGCGACGCGGTCGCGATCGCGCAGGTCTCGGGTGACACCGACACGACCGCGCTCACGACCTATCTCGACGAGCATCAGGTGACGCAGCCGGTGGTCGTCGACCCCGACCTGCAGGTGTGGCGCTCGTTCGCCGTCACCGAGCCTCCGATGACGGCGCTGATCGACGCCGACGGGCACCTCGTGAAGCTCTGGCCGACGGGAGCCGACGCCGACCGGATCCGTGCCGAGCTCGACGAGATCGTCGTCACGTCCGGCTGATCGTCCCGACGAGGCGCACCGACAGGCGCACGGACGCCGACCGCGTGATCGGCTGGGACGAGGGGCGGCTACTCGTCGCGCAGCGCCCGCCGCTCCTGCTCGAGCTCGACGAGCGCCCGCTGCAACGCGGCGAACGTCGCCTGGTCGGCGCGGTCGAGCCGCTGGAGCCGGCCGAGCAGCTCGGACTTCTGCCGGAGCAGCTCACGGTCGACGAGCGCGCTGACGACGCCGCGCACCCACGCATCGAGCTCGGCGCCGCTGCGTTGCGGCACGGGCAGGACCGCCAACTGCTGCACGACGCCCGCGAACGGCTGGGGCACCTCGGCGATCACCCGGTCGACGCGGACGGCGGGATCGGTCGAGCCGAGCACCGACGCGATGCCGTCGCGCACGACGGCGAGGGTGGCGTCGCCGAACCGGCAGTCGACGGCGTGCCGAAGCAGGTCGTCGCCGACCCGCTCGGGGAACTGCAGCATCGCCTGCAGCGCGTCGCGCTCGAGCCGGGTCGACGGGTCGCGCGGCAGAGCGGTGATCGAGAACGGCCGATCGCCGTCGGCCCCGTCGGCCGCAGCCGGCTGGGATGCCTCGGGCCGGGCGCCCTGCGCGGAGCGTTCGCCGCCCCGGCCGGCCGCACTGCGCACTGCGCGCGTGACCTCGCCGAGCTCCATTCCGAGCATGCGGGCGAGCTCGCGCGTGTAGCCGGGCCGGATCGACGCGTCGCGGATCTCGGCGACGACCGGCGCGGCCGACCGCAGCGCCGCGACCCGGCCCTCGACGGTCTCG
Coding sequences within it:
- a CDS encoding TlpA family protein disulfide reductase, producing MTLARTATALALLVGLALSTAACASGPRGGADRLPGPLPAEATYAPVAGAPDAPDIDGRLIDRTAVDLETLAAGRPLIVQFMASWCTTCAEQQSVISTIADEYGDAVAIAQVSGDTDTTALTTYLDEHQVTQPVVVDPDLQVWRSFAVTEPPMTALIDADGHLVKLWPTGADADRIRAELDEIVVTSG